DNA from Streptomyces sp. NBC_01260:
CGGGCAGCAGCCGCAGCTCACGCTGCGCTCACTGCGGGGCGCCCGGGCCCTCGCCCAGGTGGCCAAGCGCACCGGCAGCCCCTCGCCCACCGTGCTGCTGACAGCCTGGTGCACGCTCGTCGCGCACCGCGCGGGCCAGTCCACCTGCGTCGCCGCCGCACCGCTGTCCAACCGGTCCCGCCCGGGGCTCGCCCGCTCGGTGAACACCCTGTCGCAGGACGCGCTGCTCTCCCTCGACGTGCGGGGCCTGTCCTTCGACGCGGTGCTGCGCAAGGCGTGGGGGGCGGCGCTCAGTGCCTACCGCCACAGCCAGTTCGACTCGGTCCGCCTGTGGGAGGCGATCGAGGCGACCACCTTCGAGCGGGGCAGCCACTTCGCGCGTGACGTGGTCTTCAACGACGTGAGCGTGCTCACCGACGCCCGAGGTCCCGCCACCGGCCAGGACGCCCGGGACGCGCGGGATGCCGAACTGGACCTCGACTGGGGCCCGGTCCAGGTGCTGCCGACCCGCCTGCTGTGCTTCGCCTACCGGACGGCACCGCTGCTGCACCTCGGGATGTGGGCCGACCCCGCCCTGTTCCCCCGGGAGGAGGCGGAGGCATTCCTCACCGGCCTGGTGGCACTGCTGGAGGCGGCCGCGTACGAGGACGTACCGCTGGCCTCGCTCACGCAGGTCACCGGGGTCCGGCCGGCCGGGCGCGACGGCGACTGGCGTCAGGTGGACGGCTGCTGGACATCACCACTCGCGGTCGCGGGCGCGCTGAGCGGCGCCCTGGGCGGCCTGCCCGTACACGTCGGCACGGCCGAGGACTCCGCGCACGCGCCGGGCGGGGACCGCGCTCCGGCCGGCCTGACGGCCTTCATCGCGTCCGGCGGCGCGCCGCTCACTCCGGCCGATGCCCACACCGCGCTGATGGACGTGATCTCCGGGCCCGGTCCCTCGGGCCTCCTGGCGCCCGCCCGGTACGTAATCGTTCACGATCCGCCGGCCGCTCCGGGCGACAGCCCCGCGTGGCTCCGGCAGCGGATCCTCATGGAAGGGAACGGCCGTCACCGGCCGACGCGAGATGACCACTGACGCTGTGTTGGACCGGCCGGAGTCACCGGAGCCGGATCTGCTCCCCAGCCCCTGGAAGTCGAGGTCCTTCCAGCTGTTCTTCACCGCCCGCAGCGCCTCCCTGCTCGCCGACGGCATGCTGATGGTCTCGCTGACCACCGCCGTGCTGGGGGCGGGCTACGGAGCCGGCGGTGTGGGCTACGCGCTGGCCGCGTGGATGGCGCCGATCGCCCTGCTGGTGCTGTTCGGCGGTGTGCTCGCGGACAGGTTCACTCCACAGGTGATGATGGTCGGCGCCGACATTGTGCGGATGCTGGCCATGCTGGCGCTCGCTGCGCTGCTCATCACCACCGACGTGCGCCTCTGGCAGATCATGGCCCTGATGGCACTCAGCGGCGCCGCGACCGCCATGTTCCAGCCCGGGGTGGCGAGCATGGTCCCGCAGGTCGCACCGGACATCCAGCGGGCCAACGCGCTGCTGCGGATATCCGAGGCGATGAGCGCGCTGATCGGCCCCGGCCTGGCGGGTCTGCTGGTCGGCTACTGGCAGGTGGCGGGCTCCTACTTCGTGATCGCGGCGGCCTACGGGCTCAGTGCGCTGGTCCTGGTACCGCTGCGCAGGCTCAGCGTCGCCCGGGAGGAGGGCGACGACCCTGTGCTGCACCGTCTGAAGACGGGCTGGCACGAGTTCCGCTCCCGCTCCTGGCTGTGGGGCGTCATCGTCGTCTGGGCCGTCTACGGCCTGTTCGTCTTCGGCCCTGCCCTGCCGCTGGGCGCCGCGCTGCTCACCGAGCAGCACGGAGCAGGCGGTTACGGCTGGATCGCCTCCGCCGACGGCGCCGGCACGATCATCGGCGGTCTGCTCGGCATGCGGGTACGGCCCGCCCGCCCGCTCGTCGCGGGCGCCTGCGCGATGTTCTGCTTCGCGCTCAACCCGCTGGCGCCCGCGCTGGGATGGTCCTTCACCGTCACCGTGCTCACCGGGGTCCTGGCCGGATGCGGCTTCGCCTTCTGGGGGGTGATGTGGGCGACCAGTGTGCAGTCCCACATTCCGCTCGCCGTGCTGAGCCGGGTGTACGCCTATGACGTCGCCGGGTCCATCATGGCCATTCCGCTGGGCAGGGCGCTGGCCGGTCCGGCGTCCGCGGCCTTCGGCGCGGACCGTGTACTGCTCTTCTCCTCGGCCGTCTCGGTGGTGTGCCTCGCCGTCATGCTGAGCGTGCCCGCCATCCGCAAGCTGGGCCGGGGGCCGGAGAAGGCCGCCGTCCCGGAGCCGCCGATCGCCGCGGAGGAGGTCCCGGCCGTCGGGCCGGCCGGGCCGGCCTGAGCCCCTGCCGGGTGGCGGCTGACAGAACCCGGGCACGACGTACAGGTCAGGCGGACACGACCTGTACGTCGTACTGCGGGATCCACTCGCTGCGAGTGACCAGGACCATCTCCTCGGCCTGCGCCTGCGCGACGAGTATCCGGTCGAAGGGGTCGGTGTGCAGTATCGGCAGCCGGCCCGCTCGCACCCCGTGGGCGGCAGTGACCGGCACGCTCGTAAAAGGCAGGTCACGCACCTGCTCGGCCAGTTCGCCCGGCCCCTCGAACTCGCCGAGGAACTGCTTGATGGTGATCTCCCACGGGGAGACCGCGCTGACGTGGACCGCTGGTTCGGTGTCGATCAGGTCCTTGACCCGGTCGGGCAGTTGCGGGGCGTCGGCCATCCACCACATGACGACGCGGGTGTCGAGCAGCAGTCTCATCAGCGCATCCCGAACGCTTCGGCGATGCCGGCGCGCGGATCGTCGAAGGTGGCGGGGATGCGGATACGCCCCCGAAGCGAGCCACGGCCCTCACGGTGCACCAGCACCCTCGGTGGCGCCGCCCTCGGCACTGGTTCACCCGCCTTGCTGATCACCACCGGCCGGCCGCCGATCACCTGCTTCAACGTGCCGGTGAACCGGGGCCCGGCACCTGCCGTGCGGGCACGACGCCGACGGAACCTCCCCCACAGCCACCTCACGACGAGCTCACCGGGCCGGACAAGGGCCGCGCCTGACCGGCAGGGGTGCGAGGCGTGCCTGCGGCACTCGCTCCCCCGGTCCGCACCGTCACCCCTTCCCCTGCTTGCAGCCGCAGGGCGGGGCCCTCGTCCAGGCAGACGATGACGAAGAGCCCGCCCGAGGCGTACCGCTCGCTCCGCACGCTGCGGACCGTTCGCCAGGCCCCCCAGACCCGTACGCTCTGGCCCGGCCGCAGAGTCACCGCCGCGACGTCCGCCTCCCCGAGCACGGGGGCGGCGCCCGGGGCCAGTAGATCGGCCCACACCGTCTTCCCGATACCGGCCTGCCGTTCGTCCACTCCCCAGCGGTGGGCCAGGGCCTGCACGAGCAGCAGCCCGCGCCCCGCCGTATCCAGTTCACCGGGCTGCCGCACCACCGGCCGCCCCTCCCCCGCGTCGCTCACCTCCAGCCGCAGCAGCCCTTCCCGCTCCCGGGATTCGATACGGACGCCGACCATCCGGTCACCGGGCACCTGGACCCGCAGCGCGTTGGTGACCAGCTCCGAGAGCACCAACTCCCCTGACTCGGCCACCATGTGGCCCGCCCGCCACTCGCCGAGCTTGGCGCGCAGCACGGCTCGCGCTCTCGGAACGCTGCTGCGACAGCGCACCAGTTTGAACATCACTTCGCACGGTTCACTCACGACTGCTCCCAGGGGGGTTGCTGTTCGGACGGAGCCCCCAGCGAGCGCACACCATCTGCGACGAAGGGCGTCATTACCGACTCACGAAGAATGAGTGAGCACTACGCGAATCTGCAACGTTGACGAACAATTCGGCGCCATTCTTCACCCATTCGAGTATCCGCATGTCATTCGAGAAGCCGCTTTGATAGAGGTGGTTCCATGCACGCGAAGAACGCACCAGCGAGCCCGTCAACCGTCCTCGGACGCCAACTCGGTGATGAGTTGCGTCGGTTACGAGAGGCCGCAGGGATGACCACCACGCAGTCCGCCGATGCTCTCGACTGCACCAAGGGCAAGATCAGCCGGATCGAGAACGGACGCGTGGCCGTTCGCCTCCCGGACCTCACCGCGATGCTCCTTGCCTACGAAGTCGCGGACGACGGGGCGCTTGAGCGCCTCACCACGCTTGCGCGCAAAGCCAATCGCAGGCGCCGGGACGGATGGTGGAATCAGTACGGCGATGTACTCGCAGACACCTATCGCGACCAGATCGAGATGGAAGCCATCTCGGAAAGCATCCGCACCTACCAGGTGCAGTTGATTCCCGGGCTCCTTCAGACCGCCGCCTACGGCCGTGCGGTGACTGTGGCTTCGCGCGCATGGAAGACACCTGAGGAAATCGAGCAGTTCGTCGAGGTGCGACTCGCGAGGCAGAGGCGCTTGACCGGCGATGCCCCGTTGGAGCTCTGGGCGGTGCTCGCCGAGGGAGTGCTGCGACAGCAGGTGGGAGGGTCTGCCGTGATGCATGCCCAGCTGGAGCACATGGCTGTCATGGCAGAGCAGCCGAACATCAGCGTCCAGGTTCTGCCCTTCGAACGGGGAGCCCACTCAGGTATGTTCGGCCCGTACCTGCTGCTCAGCTTCCCGCAGGTGTCGTCGCTTGACCTCGTGCTGTCGGAAGCACCGACCGGCAACGTCTGGACCGAGCGAGAACCCGAAGTGGCTCGCTACCGGACACTCTTCGACGATGCGCGCACCGCATCCCTGTCGCCGACAGACTCGCTCGCACTGATCCATCGCGTCGCCAAGGAGTATCAGTCATGACCTCTGCCGCACATATATCGCCTGACATGGCTAAGGCAATGTGGCGTACAAGCAGCTACAGCGGAGGGCAGGGCGACTGCGTCGAGGTCGCCCACAACTTCCCCCTCCTCGTCCCCGTCCGCGACAGCAAGCGTCCCACCGGCCCCGTCATCACCTTCGGGCACGGCGCCTGGCGCGCGTTCGTCAGCGAGCTGGTCTGACCTCGGACAGCGGTGCCGGTCAACTCCCTGCGGCTCGACGGCGACCGAAGCCTCTTCGACCGGCTCGACGCCTGGGACCCGGTTGAGCAGGACGTGACGACGCGCCACCTCGCGCGCCCTCACCCGTCCAGGTGCAGCAGGACGTCCGGGATGCACCGGGAGCCTTCGGGCGGAGCGTCCGAACTTCGGCGATTCGTTGCGAACCGACCTCTACGCGCGTCCACTTGGCTGATTCTTGGTGAATGCATGCCCCGTACATGAGGCGTTCCTCGCCAGAGTGGCGGATTACATGTGCACATCATTCGGCACATGCTCCGCACGCGAGACCCACATCGCAGGGGGTTACTTTGAGAATCAGCCGCGCCGGACGACGCGCCGGGCTGAGCATGGCAGCG
Protein-coding regions in this window:
- a CDS encoding MFS transporter, with the protein product MTTDAVLDRPESPEPDLLPSPWKSRSFQLFFTARSASLLADGMLMVSLTTAVLGAGYGAGGVGYALAAWMAPIALLVLFGGVLADRFTPQVMMVGADIVRMLAMLALAALLITTDVRLWQIMALMALSGAATAMFQPGVASMVPQVAPDIQRANALLRISEAMSALIGPGLAGLLVGYWQVAGSYFVIAAAYGLSALVLVPLRRLSVAREEGDDPVLHRLKTGWHEFRSRSWLWGVIVVWAVYGLFVFGPALPLGAALLTEQHGAGGYGWIASADGAGTIIGGLLGMRVRPARPLVAGACAMFCFALNPLAPALGWSFTVTVLTGVLAGCGFAFWGVMWATSVQSHIPLAVLSRVYAYDVAGSIMAIPLGRALAGPASAAFGADRVLLFSSAVSVVCLAVMLSVPAIRKLGRGPEKAAVPEPPIAAEEVPAVGPAGPA
- a CDS encoding type II toxin-antitoxin system VapC family toxin, whose amino-acid sequence is MRLLLDTRVVMWWMADAPQLPDRVKDLIDTEPAVHVSAVSPWEITIKQFLGEFEGPGELAEQVRDLPFTSVPVTAAHGVRAGRLPILHTDPFDRILVAQAQAEEMVLVTRSEWIPQYDVQVVSA
- a CDS encoding prevent-host-death protein → MKQVIGGRPVVISKAGEPVPRAAPPRVLVHREGRGSLRGRIRIPATFDDPRAGIAEAFGMR
- a CDS encoding ATP-binding protein, whose protein sequence is MSEPCEVMFKLVRCRSSVPRARAVLRAKLGEWRAGHMVAESGELVLSELVTNALRVQVPGDRMVGVRIESREREGLLRLEVSDAGEGRPVVRQPGELDTAGRGLLLVQALAHRWGVDERQAGIGKTVWADLLAPGAAPVLGEADVAAVTLRPGQSVRVWGAWRTVRSVRSERYASGGLFVIVCLDEGPALRLQAGEGVTVRTGGASAAGTPRTPAGQARPLSGPVSSS
- a CDS encoding helix-turn-helix domain-containing protein; its protein translation is MHAKNAPASPSTVLGRQLGDELRRLREAAGMTTTQSADALDCTKGKISRIENGRVAVRLPDLTAMLLAYEVADDGALERLTTLARKANRRRRDGWWNQYGDVLADTYRDQIEMEAISESIRTYQVQLIPGLLQTAAYGRAVTVASRAWKTPEEIEQFVEVRLARQRRLTGDAPLELWAVLAEGVLRQQVGGSAVMHAQLEHMAVMAEQPNISVQVLPFERGAHSGMFGPYLLLSFPQVSSLDLVLSEAPTGNVWTEREPEVARYRTLFDDARTASLSPTDSLALIHRVAKEYQS
- a CDS encoding DUF397 domain-containing protein, yielding MTSAAHISPDMAKAMWRTSSYSGGQGDCVEVAHNFPLLVPVRDSKRPTGPVITFGHGAWRAFVSELV